A genomic segment from bacterium encodes:
- a CDS encoding NADP-dependent malic enzyme, translating into MISKEEVLEFHAQGRKGKIEVVPTKPCSTQRDLSIAYSPGVAVPCLEIEKNPEDAYNYTAKGNLVAVISNGTAVLGLGDIGALAGKPVMEGKGVLFKRFADIDVFDIELDTKKVDEIIRVCQILEPTFGGINLEDIKAPECFEIEETLKKTMKIPVFHDDQHGTAIISGAALLNATELVGKRMDEVRVVVNGAGASGIACANFYISLGVKPENLILCDTKGVVYKGRKEGMNKYKEVLANDTPLRTLADALKGADVFAGLSVANVLTQDMVKTMARDPIIFAMANPDPEITYDDAKAARPDAIVATGRSDYPNQVNNVLGFPFIFRGALDVRATTINEEMKRAAAMALAKLAKEDVPDSVSKAYGDERLRFGREYVIPKPFDYRVLIWEAAAVAQAAMESGVARIKVNIEEYKELLERRLGKSREVMRTMIHTARKHPKRVVFPEGAHEKILRAAHIILEEGIAKPILLGRRELIEKTAAELGVNISGAEIIHPSTSDNYLSYVEKYYAMRQRKGATLTEARNAIRNYTTYGSMMVRLRAADALIAGVSQHYPDTIRPALQIVEMEEGISSVSGLYMLIIKNQIYFIADATVNIDPSVEELAEIAIVSARVARRFNTEPRVAMISFSNFGSARHPHAEKVRKAVEIVRQREPKLMVDGEMQADTAVDATILEKDYPFSTLKGGANVLVFPELQSANAAYKLLQKLGGAETIGPILMGLRYPVHVLQRGCEVNDIVNMTAIAVVEAQEK; encoded by the coding sequence ATGATTTCCAAAGAAGAAGTTCTCGAATTTCATGCCCAGGGGCGTAAAGGGAAAATCGAAGTTGTCCCGACCAAACCCTGCTCGACCCAGCGTGATCTATCCATCGCATACAGTCCCGGTGTGGCTGTGCCATGTTTAGAGATCGAAAAAAACCCTGAAGACGCTTATAACTACACGGCTAAAGGGAATTTAGTCGCCGTCATTTCCAATGGAACAGCGGTGTTGGGGCTCGGAGATATCGGCGCTTTAGCCGGTAAACCGGTGATGGAAGGCAAAGGTGTGCTATTCAAGCGGTTTGCCGATATTGACGTTTTTGATATCGAACTGGATACTAAAAAAGTGGACGAAATCATCCGTGTCTGTCAGATTCTCGAGCCGACATTTGGCGGTATCAATCTTGAAGATATCAAAGCGCCGGAATGTTTTGAAATCGAAGAAACACTCAAAAAAACGATGAAAATCCCCGTGTTTCATGACGATCAACACGGGACAGCGATCATCTCCGGAGCGGCATTGCTCAATGCGACGGAACTTGTAGGCAAACGTATGGATGAAGTGCGCGTCGTCGTTAACGGTGCGGGAGCTTCAGGAATCGCGTGCGCCAATTTTTATATTAGCTTGGGTGTGAAACCGGAAAATCTGATTCTTTGCGATACCAAAGGCGTCGTGTATAAAGGACGCAAAGAGGGTATGAATAAATACAAAGAAGTTTTGGCCAACGATACGCCGCTTCGCACATTAGCGGACGCACTCAAAGGCGCCGATGTATTTGCCGGATTGTCCGTGGCGAATGTATTGACCCAAGACATGGTTAAAACGATGGCTCGTGATCCCATCATTTTTGCGATGGCCAACCCGGATCCGGAGATCACGTATGATGACGCCAAGGCCGCACGGCCTGATGCGATCGTCGCAACCGGACGATCTGACTATCCCAATCAGGTCAATAATGTTTTGGGCTTCCCGTTCATTTTTCGCGGCGCATTGGACGTACGCGCAACCACGATCAATGAAGAAATGAAGCGCGCGGCCGCGATGGCGCTGGCTAAGTTAGCCAAAGAAGACGTTCCGGATTCCGTATCTAAAGCCTACGGTGATGAGCGGCTTCGATTTGGTCGGGAGTATGTGATTCCCAAACCGTTTGATTACCGTGTGCTGATTTGGGAAGCGGCGGCCGTCGCACAAGCGGCGATGGAGTCGGGTGTGGCGCGCATCAAAGTGAATATCGAAGAGTATAAGGAACTTTTAGAGCGACGTCTTGGCAAATCTCGTGAAGTGATGCGTACCATGATCCATACGGCACGCAAACATCCTAAACGCGTGGTATTCCCGGAAGGCGCGCATGAAAAAATCTTACGGGCGGCGCATATTATTTTAGAAGAAGGTATCGCCAAACCCATACTTTTGGGGCGTCGCGAGCTGATCGAAAAAACGGCTGCTGAACTCGGCGTCAATATCAGCGGTGCGGAGATCATACATCCCTCGACGTCGGATAATTACCTGTCGTATGTAGAGAAATATTACGCGATGCGTCAGCGAAAAGGTGCAACCCTCACGGAAGCGCGCAATGCGATACGAAACTATACGACGTACGGTTCGATGATGGTGCGCTTGCGTGCCGCCGATGCGCTCATTGCGGGCGTGTCGCAGCATTATCCGGATACGATTCGCCCCGCGCTCCAGATCGTCGAAATGGAAGAAGGTATATCAAGCGTCAGCGGTTTGTATATGCTGATCATAAAAAATCAGATTTATTTTATCGCCGATGCGACGGTCAATATTGATCCGAGTGTGGAAGAACTGGCAGAGATTGCCATCGTCAGCGCTCGCGTGGCGCGTCGGTTTAATACCGAGCCGCGTGTCGCCATGATCAGTTTTAGTAATTTTGGCAGTGCACGTCATCCGCATGCGGAAAAAGTACGCAAGGCCGTTGAAATAGTTCGCCAACGTGAACCCAAACTCATGGTGGACGGTGAAATGCAGGCGGACACGGCGGTGGATGCGACCATACTTGAAAAAGACTATCCGTTCAGTACCCTCAAAGGCGGCGCCAACGTGCTTGTATTTCCGGAGTTGCAATCAGCCAACGCCGCATATAAATTACTCCAAAAGCTGGGCGGCG